In Homo sapiens chromosome 11, GRCh38.p14 Primary Assembly, one DNA window encodes the following:
- the TRIM49C gene encoding tripartite motif-containing protein 49C isoform X1 yields MNSGILQVFQGELICPLCMNYFIDPVTIDCGHSFCRPCFYLNWQDIPFLVQCSECTKSTEQINLKTNIHLKKMASLARKVSLWLFLSSEEQMCGTHRETKKIFCEVDRSLLCLLCSSSQEHRYHRHRPIEWAAEEHREKLLQKMQSLWEKACENHRNLNVETTRTRCWKAFGDILHRSESVLLHMPQPLNPELSAGPITGLRDRLNQFRVHITLHHEEANSDIFLYEILRSMCIGCDHQDVPYFTATPRSFLAWGVQTFTSGKYYWEVHVGDSWNWAFGVCNMYRKEKNQNEKIDGKEGLFLLGCIKNDIQCSLFTTSPLMLQYIPKPTSRVGLFLDCEAKTVSFVDVNQSSLIYTIPNCSFSPPLRPIFCCIHF; encoded by the exons ATGAATTCTGGAATCTTACAGGTCTTTCAGGGGGAACTCATCTGCCCCCTGTGCATGAACTACTTCATAGACCCGGTCACCATAGACTGTGGGCACAGCTTTTGCAGGCCTTGTTTCTACCTCAACTGGCAAGACATCCCATTTCTTGTCCAGTGCTCTGAATGCACAAAGTCAACAGAGCAGATAAACCTCAAAACCAACATTCATTTGAAGAAGATGGCTTCTCTTGCCAGAAAAGTCAGTCTCTGGCTATTCCTGAGCTCTGAGGAGCAAATGTGTGGCACTCACAGGGAGACAAAGAAGATATTCTGTGAAGTGGACAGGAGCCTGCTCTGTTTGCTGTGCTCCAGCTCTCAGGAGCACCGGTATCACAGACACCGTCCCATTGAGTGGGCTGCTGAGGAACACCGG GAGAAGCTTTTACAGAAAATGCAGTCTTTGTGGGAAAAAGCTTGTGAAAATCACAGAAACCTGAATGTGGAAACCACCAGAACCAGATGCTGGAAG gcttttgGAGACATATTACACAG GAGTGAGTCCGTGCTGCTGCACATGCCCCAGCCTCTGAATCCAGAGCTCAGTGCAGGGCCCATCACTGGACTGAGGGACAGGCTCAACCAATTCCGAG tgcaTATTACTCTGCATCATGAAGAAGCCAACAGTGATATCTTTCTGTATGAAATTTTGAGAAGCATGTGTATTGGATGTGACCATCAAGATGTACCCTATTTCACTGCAACACCTAGAAGTTTTCTTGCATGGGGTGTTCAGACTTTCACCTCGGGCAAATATTACTGGGAGGTCCATGTAGGGGACTCCTGGAATTGGGCTTTTGGTGTCTGTAATATGTATCGGAAGGAGAAGAATCAGAATGAGAAGATAGATGGAAAGGAGGGACTCTTTCTTCTTGGGTGTATTAAGAATGACATTCAATGCAGTCTCTTTACCACCTCCCCACTTATGCTGCAATATATCCCAAAACCTACCAGCCGAGTAGGATTATTCCTGGATTGTGAGGCTAAGACTGTGAGCTTTGTTGATGTTAATCAAAGCTCCCTAATATACACCATCCCTAATTGCTCTTTCTCACCTCCTCTCAGGCCTATCTTTTGCTGTATTCACTTCTGA
- the TRIM49C gene encoding tripartite motif-containing protein 49C — protein MNSGILQVFQGELICPLCMNYFIDPVTIDCGHSFCRPCFYLNWQDIPFLVQCSECTKSTEQINLKTNIHLKKMASLARKVSLWLFLSSEEQMCGTHRETKKIFCEVDRSLLCLLCSSSQEHRYHRHRPIEWAAEEHREKLLQKMQSLWEKACENHRNLNVETTRTRCWKDYVNLRLEAIRAEYQKMPAFHHEEEKHNLEMLKKKGKEIFHRLHLSKAKMAHRMEILRGMYEELNEMCHKPDVELLQAFGDILHRSESVLLHMPQPLNPELSAGPITGLRDRLNQFRVHITLHHEEANSDIFLYEILRSMCIGCDHQDVPYFTATPRSFLAWGVQTFTSGKYYWEVHVGDSWNWAFGVCNMYRKEKNQNEKIDGKEGLFLLGCIKNDIQCSLFTTSPLMLQYIPKPTSRVGLFLDCEAKTVSFVDVNQSSLIYTIPNCSFSPPLRPIFCCIHF, from the exons ATGAATTCTGGAATCTTACAGGTCTTTCAGGGGGAACTCATCTGCCCCCTGTGCATGAACTACTTCATAGACCCGGTCACCATAGACTGTGGGCACAGCTTTTGCAGGCCTTGTTTCTACCTCAACTGGCAAGACATCCCATTTCTTGTCCAGTGCTCTGAATGCACAAAGTCAACAGAGCAGATAAACCTCAAAACCAACATTCATTTGAAGAAGATGGCTTCTCTTGCCAGAAAAGTCAGTCTCTGGCTATTCCTGAGCTCTGAGGAGCAAATGTGTGGCACTCACAGGGAGACAAAGAAGATATTCTGTGAAGTGGACAGGAGCCTGCTCTGTTTGCTGTGCTCCAGCTCTCAGGAGCACCGGTATCACAGACACCGTCCCATTGAGTGGGCTGCTGAGGAACACCGG GAGAAGCTTTTACAGAAAATGCAGTCTTTGTGGGAAAAAGCTTGTGAAAATCACAGAAACCTGAATGTGGAAACCACCAGAACCAGATGCTGGAAG GATTATGTGAATTTAAGGCTAGAAGCAATTAGAGCTGAGTATCAGAAGATGCCTGCATTTCatcatgaagaagaaaaacataatttggaGATGCtgaaaaagaaggggaaagaaattTTTCATCGACTTCATTTAAGTAAAGCCAAAATGGCTCATAGGATGGAGATTTTAAGAGGAATGTATGAGGAGCTGAACGAAATGTGCCATAAACCAGATGTGGAGCTACTTCAG gcttttgGAGACATATTACACAG GAGTGAGTCCGTGCTGCTGCACATGCCCCAGCCTCTGAATCCAGAGCTCAGTGCAGGGCCCATCACTGGACTGAGGGACAGGCTCAACCAATTCCGAG tgcaTATTACTCTGCATCATGAAGAAGCCAACAGTGATATCTTTCTGTATGAAATTTTGAGAAGCATGTGTATTGGATGTGACCATCAAGATGTACCCTATTTCACTGCAACACCTAGAAGTTTTCTTGCATGGGGTGTTCAGACTTTCACCTCGGGCAAATATTACTGGGAGGTCCATGTAGGGGACTCCTGGAATTGGGCTTTTGGTGTCTGTAATATGTATCGGAAGGAGAAGAATCAGAATGAGAAGATAGATGGAAAGGAGGGACTCTTTCTTCTTGGGTGTATTAAGAATGACATTCAATGCAGTCTCTTTACCACCTCCCCACTTATGCTGCAATATATCCCAAAACCTACCAGCCGAGTAGGATTATTCCTGGATTGTGAGGCTAAGACTGTGAGCTTTGTTGATGTTAATCAAAGCTCCCTAATATACACCATCCCTAATTGCTCTTTCTCACCTCCTCTCAGGCCTATCTTTTGCTGTATTCACTTCTGA